Genomic DNA from Prunus persica cultivar Lovell chromosome G1, Prunus_persica_NCBIv2, whole genome shotgun sequence:
tgactGAACACATTGGAAAAATTGTTTGCATTTGGCATTTGGTCATGGAGATGAAGTTTCACCATATGCTTCCATTCCATTTATGGTCATTGGCTGCAATGGTTATGCACCAGCAGAGCAGCATATATAGCCAGCCATGCATTACTTAAAGATAATCTATTGGCCTATGCAAATGAAGTATTTCTCTACAAGTTACACCATGTTGACCCACCCAGAAAAGGTTTGTGGAAAATAGAACTCCCACCTCATCATGCATATGCAATAAAAGTTGtgcccatatatatatatatatatatatatatatatttatttatttatatcttttttcatttaaggAGTTGGTGGTGTAAAATGGACTAATTTTTTGACTAAATTTCGTAAAAGTAGCAGTAaattcctatttttataacgCTAGCTCCGCCCTTGCTTATAACCGGTGTATACAACTTTTCTTTACGTGCTAGCGACGTGACCAATTTTGTAGAACCATATAGTAAGTATACAACAATTGTAGACAAATAACTAAACCCATGACAGATAATTAATCAAACATGTAATGGTGTAAATGGGGTTGACAACTTTGAAGATTGGTTTGCAtttgacaaaacaaaaataagcaAGAAATATAATTGAGTTGCGTAGAGATACAGCTAATTGACTTGGTGTATGTGTTGTGTGccatcaaattaaaatatacatTACTTTATAAGTCATGGtcaaaaacagagaaagcaAATAACAAAGAGCCTGGAGAAGGAACGGATGTGAGAATTGCAAAGATTGTCAAAAAAAATAGTACTACTTGTTGAAATATGTAGGTCCATTCAAGATTGGAAATATATGGATCGATCCACCAGAGGCATCACACAATCTTCATATCTATTATATTATTGCTCTGTTCATACTTTATTCATGGAAGCCTTAGCGTTTCTACTTTCGTTTCTTTAGAATTTTGTACTGTGTTGCAAATTTCAAATGCTATGTTTTTCAAACTCTTTGCATTTTAAATGCATcagtaattaaattattttcaatcGCCCTGACATGGAAACATAAACTCGATACGTTAAAACATGGTATATGTGGGATGAATTTTTACAGATTTAAGTGACAATCAATGATTGATATAAGTTTAACTTTCGGATTTACGAACATAAATGACTATCAACTATTGATATATAGAAATCGACATGAGAATGAATTGGGAAGAGGCAGAGCGGCGCACACAAAACGCGACGCTTAGTAATAAGAAGTTAGTTGGTGCAGATTGGTAGACATGATGAGGAATGTGGTGAGATAAACCGCTGGGTTGCCTAAGCTTTTTATGCATGGCTGCGCGatttgcttgattttcttctgTGAAGCACTCCACATAACAAACCCTGGAGGGACAGGACAGAGATGACTAGCAAACAAAAGGACAAAGGTCAAGCAAATGACGACATACTGATTTGACGCTTTGCCCCCACCAACTCTAATTATTCATTGCATCTTCATAACGTCtgcatttgaatttcatgttCGCTTTTGGCCTCCCATTACACATTGCtctataattaattaactattattaattagtttacttaCAAATTAATTACCCTGCAATTCTTATGAAGTTTTGCCATTCTAGTTGACTTGGAAATTAATTTGCATGTCATTCCAAATTACAAGTCTAGAAGTTATCTCCGTTTAATTTGActgacataaaaaaaaatggaaaaaatataaaatctttTATCACTTTGTAGTCAATtacataaaaattatatacccAATTTGTAAATACCATATTAGCAATTTAATTTGCGCAAGAAACCCCACGTGGCACCACACATAAAGATAGCTGCATGGTCGGGGTCAGTAGCAGTGGAAACTATCCTCTAGGGTGTAGGGCAGTCTTAGGCCCCTACGCAATAAGtgtacttttttcttcttcttttttctgggGATCGAACAAATTAACCATCAATGTCATCAAAATGGTTTCTAATTGTCttgccttcttcttctcttgttgGTCATTTGGTCACCTACCAAAAAGGAACATGTACACTAATTTCCACTCAGTTTCAATCTCTGTTAACGGCTTGTCATTTTGCTTCTAGAACCCCCGCTAcaggttttctcttttttttggttaaaaccAAGAGGCTGACTTTTGGTGATGGAAATAAAGGGAGAAAAGCTACGTACCAATTTAccaaaaagacagaaaaataaacaagaaaagaaatgtgAGTTGAGTAATCGAATTACAAACATGTTTTACATATGTATAATGATTATTAAGGATAATGTTTTCTTACTAGTCGCATTTAAGTAAGGATGATCGTAGTAATGAGTTGTCACATTATCTGAAAAGAGAATATGTAATTTAAATAGTATCTCTATATAATTGTGTACTTCATGTATTTTGAGAGtgaatataaatgaaaattgtgaATGAATTAAAATAGTATGTACGGTAATATTAGATATGTCCTTAGATGGGGTTATTTATAATACAGGGCCAAAATATTAATGTATGTATGTCCCAGCGTACTAGACGGTGAGGATGTCGTTAGAATTTGTAGTTCCAAGAAGAACAGCAATCCTGATGTGatgatataaataaaaggcaTGATTCTGGACTAAGaaagacaagaagaaaatCCTTGCTTCCATTCTGGCATActcatttccttccaattttctATTCAAACTCACAGTTCTTTTTGCCACACCCTTTTTAAATTCCACTTGGCCCCGTTCCGGGAACCATGCTTATCCCCTTTTTCATCACACTTTACAATTAACCTatttaatctctctctctctctctctctctctctctctctctctgtgaaaagttgttaatattaattaatgtggATTAATAATTGTGTAACTATCCTATATAGTATATCAAGGTAGCTATTAGCTCAATTAGGTTCCAAGAAGAAATTAAGGATGGGGAGAGCTCCTTGCTGTGACAAAGCCAACGTGAAGAGAGGACCATGGTCACCTGAAGAAGACACCAAGCTCAAGTCTTATATCGAACAGCATGGCACCGGCGGCAACTGGATCGCTTTGCCACAGAAGATCggtacctctctctctctctctctctctctctctctctctctctctctctctcttcctcttgtttATACTTAATGTCAAATTAGAGTTTACTTGTGACATGAAATTGGttatgtttaatttgtttagttttttatgAATGAATTTAGGGCTTAAGAGATGTGGGAAGAGCTGCCGGCTTAGATGGTTGAATTATCTCCGCCCAAACATCAGGCATGGAGGGTTTTCTGAGGAAGAAGACAACATCATTTGCAGCCTCTACATAAGTATTGGAAGCAGGTATATACActtaatattatatacataGTTAGATTAATTACATTGATGCAACTAATTTCCTATATCTAGCTGTACATAGCGAGGGCCTAAATTCATGATACAAATAAGGGTTTGTTTCATAtatttacaaatatatatgtatatatgtatataggtGGTCTATAATAGCGGCGCAGCTGCCAGGAAGAACTGACAACGATATAAAGAACTACTGGAACACAAGGCTGAAAAAGAAGCTTCTGGGCAAGCAGCGTAAAGAACAACAGCTGGCTCGCAGATCATCATCCGGCCTGATCAAACAAGACATCAGAAGATCATCAGGGAGTGGCGGTGGAGGGAGTAATTCTCATCCCATGGTTCCGGCAGCAGATGATCAAAGCCCTTACTGGCCAGAGTTGCCAGTGCTTGCAGTGCCAACAGTCCTACCTTACTCCCCATCAATTCAACAACATCAACATCAACAACAGCACCAGCCTTGTTTCAACGACCACGCATCCATCAGAAAACTGCTCATCAAGCTTGGAGGAAGGTTTAATTCAGATGTTCATCATCAAGATGACACAAATGTTCAACCTATCCAAGATGGGCCCACCATTAATCTTCAGTTCCCACCAGCTCTTGACTCTGCTCAGCAAGTTTATGAGCAACAGTCTTCTGCTCCTGTGGCCTTTATCAGAAACAGCAATGACATCATGGTCAgctctcatcatcatcaatttgAACAAACCCCGTACATGGTCAACAACAATACAGATGACATAATTGGAGATGGTATGCACATGTTtcaagggcaaaatggtaattacgTGACTGATCAGCTTAAGGAAATGGTGTACAACAACATGAACCCACAAAGATTAGATGCGCTGGAGTTCCTATATGGGGAAGACATGATGATGGTTATGAATGGTGAAAGTATTGGGTGGGGTGAGATGCAGCTGATTTGTCCTCCTACACATGTGGCCTCCTCCTCAGTCGATGCCGACGGTGGCAGCTATGAGCGATTGGTGCCTCAAGAATTATGTGGTTTCAATAATGGGTTGAGTAGCTATCCTGCAGGGgttcaataaaattaaaagtgaTGACCATCTTGTACATTTGATTGTAATAATATTATCAGAGATTTGGTAGCAATAGGGGAGGTGGGAATTAATGTTTTGTAGGAAACCCTAATAAGAAACCCATTCAATGATATGTCTGTTTTTTCTCTCCATGATTATTGTCCTGGTAATTGATGGTTActagctatatatatacacttcTCCTTTGTAATTTTCATACTGAATttcttcattaattttgttgaGTTAGGGTACTTTGGAGCTCGAAGCTAGCTAGCCCTCTATTTAGCAATATTACTTTGTGCACATTTGATTCATCATCaactacatatatacatgtttgtttgtttctgttgATTCAGACGGTGGGGATCAGCAATATTTCTCGAAAGAAGttttcaaagaagaaaaagggtaTGTGTTTTCTCTTGCAATTAGCatctatatatttatgttgGTCACAATAATGTTCATTCGAAACCCGGCCGATAGCTAGGAAGAGCCGCACCAGGTTTCTATGGAACATGCTTCTTTAAGGCTCGCAAATTAATGCATCAgtatggagagagagagagagagagagagagagagagagagagagagagagagagagagagagagagaattttgaaaagattaatgctatattttgtACACAGTTGAACTGGCACATGCTAACACCCTCCTCTGCACTGCATACTGCATACTGCATGCAAAGATAATCTACATTCCTTGCAaatatttcaataaaaaccatcttcttctctttgtcTGGGCAAAGTGCATATATTCTTCTTGTCATATTATCCGTTTCAGATTTAAATATTGAAGATTCTTACTCCCTTGAGGCTAGCTAAGAGCATAGTGAAACCCTAGGGCTATATGTGTCAGAAGTATACATATTATTAATGGTCCCTTGGATATAAGTGCATTCAGCCATGTCTACTCACAATATTAATGCATTCATTCATCTTGAGTTTCActttcaaattattatctaTGTGCTTCTTATACATACAGAAGGAGATACATGGGACTCATACATGTCataattcttttcttcttcaaaacaGTACGAGATCGAGTCGCAATTTTTGTCTCCCTATAACTTCATATTTTCTCAGACTAGACATGAAGTATGCTTTTTTCcacagaaattgaagaaaagcaAAGGAAAATCATGTGCAAGTTTGCATATTAGAGGGCATTCAAATAGACTAAATCTGGTCTTTTGATGTTCTGAGTACTAATTTCAAATGCCATAAGTGTCAATAAGCTCGATGCCGATTGTTACCTAACAAAGCttcaattatatatgtatatgtaataACTATCAATTCAGCCAGCATGTGCTAGCTTGAGCCATGAATGTCAATTGTacttgttttaaattcaaGCAATTTCTTCCGGATGTGAATACAGCAGGCAGATGTTAATTAGCAGAGACCTTTGTTAATTTTAGATTATTGTTTACCACATGATTAGTTTATTACTTCCAACTCTTGTTAGTTAACTAACTAAAGCTTCTTTTCTACTTTATTTCCAAATTCAACCaccttttttcttggttttctGTTTCCAATCCATTAGGGATTTCAATTATTCATACAAAGTTTATAAGCAGATTAAGCGGGTATGATCATGAACATAGTTACATAAACTCTAGCAGTTAGAATCTGTGAGTGAAACGACCCCGAAAGATTGGGTACTTTTATCTAGTTAGCcataagtttttatttatttatcacaaCACACTGTGATGATTTAAGCCTGACAGCATCTATC
This window encodes:
- the LOC18791041 gene encoding transcription factor RAX2, with amino-acid sequence MGRAPCCDKANVKRGPWSPEEDTKLKSYIEQHGTGGNWIALPQKIGLKRCGKSCRLRWLNYLRPNIRHGGFSEEEDNIICSLYISIGSRWSIIAAQLPGRTDNDIKNYWNTRLKKKLLGKQRKEQQLARRSSSGLIKQDIRRSSGSGGGGSNSHPMVPAADDQSPYWPELPVLAVPTVLPYSPSIQQHQHQQQHQPCFNDHASIRKLLIKLGGRFNSDVHHQDDTNVQPIQDGPTINLQFPPALDSAQQVYEQQSSAPVAFIRNSNDIMVSSHHHQFEQTPYMVNNNTDDIIGDGMHMFQGQNGNYVTDQLKEMVYNNMNPQRLDALEFLYGEDMMMVMNGESIGWGEMQLICPPTHVASSSVDADGGSYERLVPQELCGFNNGLSSYPAGVQ